GTCCACTCACCTTTGTCTAATATGCGTGACTTATTAAAATTATTAGTGAACATGCTACACACCACTGTTAAGTGTCTAGCTTAAGAAGACAAGACTTAGCTCAAATTTCTTTAAACATCAGGAATTACCGTCACCAGCTCATGCCCTTGTGTCTCAACAGAATCGTCCTCTGGTTTGCTAAAGAATTCGGACTCGAGCTCAATGACTCCATCATGTCTGACCCCAACACTTTTTACCTGGTCAATGGGCAACGAGAACGGACAGCCACGGTGGAAGCAAACCCTGACATCCTGAAATATGAACTGCTGGAAAATGAGAGGGGGAAGTCGGCGGACGAGCTGCTACAGGAGTCTCTGCAGAAGGTATAGTAGAAACAGATAATGAAGTATGGAGGGCGACACAGAACCTGGTCTGAAAACAAGAACCCTGATGCTTTAGCAAAACTTAACATGAAATCCATGGTCACGCAAGAAAACTGCACAACTCATAACACTACCAGCatcagatgaagagatgattcAACTGAcctttaatttcacttttcattcatgTAGGTGAGAGAAGAAGTGATTAATAATGGCTGCTGGGCTGCGCTGAAAAAATATGACCGTTATTCTGTGAAGGTAAATCCCAATGTGATCTCATGAAAAACTAAACTGAGAATACTGCGTGTTGAATACATTGATGATATAAATCACTGTTGATTTTAGAGCATTACTAATAGCATGAATTTTCATAATTACAAATACATTATCACTATTCGTACAAAATATTGAGAGACAACACCCTTTCATTAGTTTAAACTGAAgatgtcaaaaaatattttaaggttttgtttcctcctgtcaATTTTAACCTCAATTGACAGGAGTATCTGAAAGAAACAGGTCTGAGTTCCGAAGCATTGAGAATGATTGGAGATGTGCTTAACGTAAAGAGTCACATGTACACGGCGCTGATTGAGATGATCTACGACCAGAGTCAGATCAGTGACGAACACAGGTAAGGCCTGAATCACCACAACTATTTCAACTGGGTAAAAGTTTCTGTCACAGTAGTGTGAAAATTcattaactttttaaatgtaaaaaacatcATGAAAGTTCTGTAAAACTAAATTGTTAACCTCCTTGCAGATGATGCaatttcaaacatgtttgtttcagTTATATTTTCGCTTTATCTGTACATTAACAGCCGTGAATTACCGCCGTCTGCTTTCCCAGTTCACATCCTCTGCTTACACACTTGTCACTTaaatatttaactttaaaagCCCTCGCTTTTAATTGCTTGCTACAAGACTGCATGcattaaatgtctttttctttctgttttgaaGGTACTATGAAATAGCTGGTGGTTCAGATcttcttcccaatgcttttatgAATCTCCTCAATGAACTCAACGTTGACACTCGCCTCAACTCCAAGGTAAATCGTATCAGCCGGTCAGATACAGGAGTTACTGTATCATACCAGAAAGATCCACAGTCCTCTTTGACGGACCTTGCGGCAGACTATGTCCTAGTAACAACCACAACCAAAGCAGCCCTTTTCATGGACTTTGATCCACCACTCTCCATTAAAAAGAAGGAGGCCCTGAGGGCAGCCCACTATGACAGCTCCACTAAAGTCCTCCTCACCTTCAGTGAGAAGTTCTGGGAGGACGACGACATCCATGGAGGAAAAAGCATCACCGACCGGCCCTCTCATTACATTTACTACCCCAGCCACAGTTTCTCAAATGAGGAAATCGGTGTCCTCCTGGCCTCCTACACCTGGTCTGACGACTCCCTTCTCTTCCTTGGAGCAAGTGACAAAGACCTCAAAGAGTTGGTTCTGAGAGATTTGGCACGGATCCATGGCAAGGACGTTAGTTCTCTCTGTACAGGGGTGGTGGTGAAGAAATGGAGCTTGGATCCTTACAGCCTGGGTGCCTGGGTGCTCTTCACACCCTACCAACATTTAGAGTATTCTGAGGCTCTCTTTAAAAGAGAAGGCAGGGTGCACTTTGCTGGTGAACACACTGGCTTCCCTCATGCTGGATCGAGACGTCGATGAAAACTGCAATCAGAGCCGCTACAAACATCAACAAAGCTGCCAGCAATCCATAATCAAGACAAGTTTACCTAACCTTATAACCCTCACAAAACCAAACTGCAACACATGGCTCGCACTGACTCATAGAATGGGAGTTAGTTCTTCAGAAAAATGACTGTTGCCAATCAGTCATAATCACCTCGGGGTCAAGAAATTtggattcatatttttataatttatatcTCTTCTGCATTATAATGATAATGTCATCTCCTGGTGGTCATACGGCACCGTATCCAATCCCAGTTTTATGTAGTGTAAATGGAAATAGATGGAAATATGCAAAACGTAAGTCGTGTTTTGTTTCTCAACAGCACGTAGGTCACATGCAGCAGCTACTGACAGTGGAAATATCACAATTAATCATCCCTTCTGTGTTCACAGTCtgtcaaaaagacaaagtatgatgacaatgataataGAAGTAAgatgtgttattgttgttatggCATTTCACAACTATTTTCATTAATCTGCTGCCATACCCGCCCTCATTCCTCTGGTAGGATCCGCTCTCATTATCAGTACAatgtcatatacagtataccatatatatatattgcctTGTTAGGATCAGATGCAATTAATTAGAAGaatccattaaaaacacatgaaaaataaagacataattgactgttatttcattattttattgtaattgaTCAAATGTATTACATGATTAAATAATTGTAAAAGCTTACAGACCTTTAGATCATAATCTTTCTTTGTGTAGGAAGAATTCCTACAGCAACCCAAATATGCACAcatgaaatacaacaacaaGTTCCATCATGACCACGTGGTAGGTGAAGATGTCAGAGTGGCTCATTGATCTTCCTCCACGAACAGAGCGCTGACTCCTCCATTGTTGGACACCCATGTAGATAACTAGGAAGTaaagcgggaggaggaggagggtgctgGCGAAGGTGAAGCACACGAAGGTGACAGTGCCTGTAGTCGCAAACTGGAAATGGATGTAGAGAGGATAGAGAGAAGAgttggagaagctggaggaggaggataggggAGGAAGGCCAAAGGTAACGTTGAGGGAAAAGTCGTCGACAGACATAGCCTGTGGAGGAGGACGGGAAGTGgaggtgtggagagagagaaaagcattttatttttttacattataacaATCAAATTTGACAAGTTGCACTCAAAGGTTTTCAGTTTTGTCTCAAAAAAGACAATCCCAATGTAAACCATGACTGATTCCAAAGGTTAATATTTGAAATTCGTGATGCAGACTTCTCAACGAACTCCCACAGTCAGTGGCAGACAGTCTGTCCAGCAACGTTTCCCCACTGAGCAACAGGATCATTGTGGTCGGCACCACAACTTGGCCAGCGTCTCTCAACCTCTCAGAATCACAACTATCAAAAATCAGTCAGAATCGATGATCTCATCTCCATAACATCGCCAATCACACATCTAACACAAAGACTAAATTTGAACAGAAACATGAGACTCAATAATGCCCAATGGAACCAGTTTTGTTGCAACCGGCTCTCAAGTTATTAGAATACTCTATCTAGTGCATTACGAGAAGGTATAATTCATGAAATTTTGAAAGAGACAAACCTGATCAATAATTTTTTACTTACCATCAATTTCCTTTAAACTGCGGAAGCTGTCTCCTTTGCCTGCTTCATTGCAGTCTACCCGACATAGGTGTCCCATCAGCACAGATGTGGGTGGAtgagagtgtgttttgtgtgtgtggaaaataaACAGGACTTGGCTTCTTTGCATGTTACAGAAGCAGTAAGGATCACCTGATTAACCCAGATCTTGTTTGCTCATGCCCACACTGTGGCAGGTAGGGCGTGGGGGTAGGGGTTCATTTGGTGACCTCAGAAACAAGTCTGGTAGGTGATGCTCGTTGacacaaatgttttcagtaacacaaattcaaccaatCTCTCTGAATTCTGAGCGACCTTCCAATCACAACAACTTTTCGCCTTCGCAAATTTCATGGATCAAACATTGAGCCACAGGTGATCAAACTCACTTCCTTGTTTCTGGTGGTAAAGATTAAGGTTCCCCCCAACTTGGCCCCTTCAAACAGCTTACAAAGTGGTGCATAGTAAATAGTTATGATTATAATAGTAGTGTGATATTTGGTACTGTGAATTTTATTCACTGGCTATATGACTACAACCAATGCCTCTGATTTATGGATACAAACATCTACAAGGCACATTTCGATCTATCAAAGTGCATCTTTTTCACAAAACCAAATCCCAGCATTTGGCTGCCATTTAGGAATCAATgctttatttcaattttgagtgtgtgtgtgaatattgaCGAGATAGTCCATAACAGTGAATAGACATGATACACAGATagtaaatacagagagagagaaggagcaggcAAAGGGAGTCTGTTAGTAACTGATCGGTGCTTTAAGAGCTGAATTCCAAAATACTACTAATCCATTTGAGGCAAAATGTCATGGTGCAATCTGACAATGACACACCCAAGCCACAAATAAGCACTTTTAATGTATAGCATATTCTGTTGTGTTGATTATCTCGTTTCTTTGtcttaaacatttttctatTGGTGAAAATACAACAGAAGTTGCCTCAAATGGACGAGTACTCTGCAAATGAgctacttttgtttgtttgcaatatttttttaggttttttttgcaatacatTCCAAGATCTCTGCGAAGGCAATTCCATCTTATCAACTTTGAAACAACATTCATGTGTTACTGACATTAAGGCTGATTATTCAGCAAACAAGCCCCAGATTACCTTTAAAAAAGGTCTGAATTAGAAacccaaaaaattgaaaagttgTTGAGCAAAATCAGAGGTTTTTGGCGCTTAAACAAActcataaaatgtaatttcaaaagACTTTTCGATAATCTGAACAATTAGGGAAAACAATATCAATTATTTTGGAACGTAAATGtcaatgtaatgtttttatttgacttttttttcacagtttttaatCTATTTTGTTGTAGCTAGCTGTGACGACTATGCATTTAGCATTGTGCTAGCTTGTAGCTAGTTGCTCACTTTCTTACCGCACCAGCTCCATGTTTATAAGGTTTGTTATTGTACTggactgtactttactgtattTAAAGCTACCGTTACACTTATTAGGTTTGCAATAAGTGTCAGTGGTTTTGATCAGAAACGCAACACTGAGATGCTCTTTTTACTAATTGGCTAGATTGAGTACTTTCCACCCAAAGAATGATAATGTTCATTTGTCAAAATATTcaagaataaaaatgttaacactTTGTCCGCTCATGacagtcaattaaaaaaaaacatagcaaATGCCAACAATCATATATGATTAAACATAACAGATGGAATgtagaaaaggaagaaatataaTGGGCACTTATAAGTTCCAAAGCACATGGTGAAACACAATCAAATGGTGagataaaagattaaaaataccTAATtagaacataaataaataaataaaagtaataactACTAAAAACCTTTGATCTTCTGTGAACATAGTGTCATgttgagtattttttaaatcttgcttCAATATAGACTGATAGACAGCAAACTGTAAACAACTGACCACAAGGTGTTCGACTACCACCACTCTTATTTAGTaagacaaagatttttttctgtggtgcCGGTTAAACTGTCTAATGTTGGGTTGATATAAATGACTTAAATGCTTTTCTTATCTATTGAATAATCAATGTAAATCCTTTGTTAATGTCATGATCATTTCTGTCATGTAAATGCTTTGCAATCGTCTTTTATCGTACTTAAAATTACTGTATTTCTGCTTAGGTGTGGGTGAACAACTGTTTGTAAAATGGGAACTTACAATCGAAACCAGGTATGTTTTGACCCTTAGGTGTGGGTGAACAACTGTTTGTAAAATGGGAACTTACAATCGAAACCAGGTATGTTTTGATATTAACAACCAAACATTACAGAGGCATGCTTCTAGAAAACCGAGGGACTCTTGTACGGCAGATGACAGACGACATGGAATTGTTCTAGCAGGCGACAGCACTTCTCGCAATTCTTAACGCATTCTAGAATTCTTGGCAATTGTGGAGTGAATGGAAACATTCCAGAATTCTTTTGAACATTTCACATGATATTAAAGGTATTCTCACAAATATATAAGATAGATTTATagacttttttcctctccctgtgaCAGATTTCTGAGGGAAAATATAGCAACACTCAAACCAAGCATAGATAGACAATGGTGCTTAATCAATCAACCCAACTACTCAGTCATTCAGACAATCAGAATCAGAGTCAAGCAATCATTTCTAATGATGAATCTATAGCCCAAGTAAAGAATATTAGCATATagcaaaaaaacattccatATTCAGACAATCCTAATGGACAACAGGCTTAAAGTTGCACATGTCTTAGTCTGCTCAGAATTTTGATCCCAGAGTGAAAAGTTCTCAACACAAAATATCTCCATTCCATGATCTGCCTGcttcatatttatatgtttgCTCTGGGACTTTTCCCAGAGCAACTATAGTCCCcagttcaaaatgaaataagtaCTTTGCTCGAGTGCAGCCTGACAAGCTCTATGAGTTGGTATTTGGTCAAATTAGCCTCCGAATGTTAGAGTTGTTGGTGTACAAAGGAAATCTATTTTAGTGAGTAACAGATGACTGAATTTCAAACCAAGACATAGACGTCTTTTAGCTCACTGGCCATTATTTTACCTGATACATACAATACGAGAAggcagaaaaatagaaaactttGTCTTCCGTTAATCATTTTTGCCTTTGATGCCTCTGCGATCAAATCGTGATTGGAGTTTCCAAAGATGTTTCTAAAATTCCTCCTTTAAAGCCTTGTTTCATTCAGTCCTCCGTTGCTCTACTCATGCCAACCTAGGAGAAAGGACTGTTACAATGTGACATCATCGATCTGTCTTTGCATCACTTATGCCTTGTGACCCTCCTGCATCCAATTCTGCAATGTGTCTCGAATTTGCATGAAAGCAGAAACTTTTTTATCTTAAGCTTTATCTGCAACTCAACACTGTTTAGACTTTCAAAAGGACGTAGTTTAAAGACCAGTGTTTGTGCCTCAATATCCTGTAAtccattctctttttttcttatgatCTTTACTTCATCATCAAAGACCAGCTTTTATTTCAGTTGTTGTCTTTTGATGTCATCATGGCTCAGGTAATCCTTTTCTTCATTGTTTCTTCCTCGTGTCTACCCATCCCTTCGTCCATCGTTAGTCAGCAAAAGAGGTTCATGCAATGATTCCAAGAGTCTGTCATGTCATCGACCATCTCCAGCCTCCGCTTCACTTCCCCGTCGAAGCCTCCATCATTGTAGGTAGCGGTAGACTTTGAAGCAGTGGTTGCCGGAGTCGGCCACCACCACATGTCCGTCGGAGGTCAGAGCCAGACCTTGGGGTCCATACAGAGGGTCCGCCGATGTGTTGATGTAGGAGAGGAAGGAACCACTGCCGTCAAACACCTGGAAATTGGAACAGAAAAGGTTTTGATGACTGCAGTAGTTATTCTTCTTATCTTTACACGTTGAAAGGAATTGCACATGAATGTTGTACCTGTATTCTGCTGTTGCCCCAGTCCGCCACGATGATGTTCCCATTTACATCCACAGCTACGCCAGTGGGAGCATTGAACTGGCCGTTTCCTTCACCGTTTGAGCCAAACTTCAACACCAGATCTCCGTCAGGAGTGAATACCTGACCAGGTCAGAGAAAGAGTGGCACGGTCCACATTTACATGTCTTATTAAAAGTTCCCTTGAGCAAAACAACCAATCTGCGGTATTTAGTCAGTACCTTGACAGAGTGGTTATGGAAGTCAGTCACGATGATCTCATTGTTCTTGTTCACTGCAGCAAAGTGTGGACCTTCAGGAAAGGAACAAAGAAGCAACAAAAACTGCATTTACACATCATCTGGAACTTTACAGTCACAGTTTGAAATTCATCAAACTGCTTTCAGTTAGTGCGCTTAATTCAACGCTTGAGCTCTGTTGTTATGTGTCTGACATTAAACCTAAAGTTCAACTGGCCTGTTTTTCAGAGCTTAACCTAGTTTCAGTGATCGCATGATCATTATACTTCAACTGGTATTTTAATAAGCACTCAAACTGCTCAGAGCAATTAAGACTTAAATATATTACCTCTTAACCAAGGAGTCCCATTCTAGTATTTaactgtttttaataatttacttTATCCAACACTTCTCTGTGTTCAttcttcttcatctgctttCAGTGATTATACTTCAACTGACACTTCTGCCACCTACAGTCATGTGAAAAACCATTACCTGCAAACTGCTTGTCACCGTTACCCCGACTACCAAACTTGCTGATGAGTTTGCCGGTCAGCTGGAAAATGAAGACAGTACACGCCTTGTTGTCAACCACAATCACATGACCGTTGTGGTCCACAGACACGCCCTTTGGCCCCATAAGTCTGCCAGAGCCAAGCTTCGCCTGGTGAACAGCAAACACAACCAGTGAGGACGAGGAATCATTCAACAAAATGTAGACATGTCAGTGTAAACCActtgttcaaatttaaaaaaaatttaaactgatGCACAAATTCTTACGTACTTATACATAATCATACAGTCTTTTATGGAAACACATATTCACCACACCTACCTTGAACTTGCCCTCGCCGGAGAAGATGCTGACCCACTTGTTGTCGTAGTCTgcgatgatgatgtcacctgtAGGGTGCACTGCCACACCTGTGGGGCGCTGGAGTTGCCCTGGCGACCGTCCCCGCACCCCAAAACGACTCTTGAATTCCCCTTCGTTGGAGAAAATCTGGAGTGGCGATACACGTGTGACAACCCTCATAGACAAACCCAAAGTCTGGCCCCTGAGTAAGAAGATATGAAGCCCGGACAAACTGATTTACCTGGACACACTGATTGTTGCTGTCGGCTATCAGTATCCTGCCGTTGGACGACGCAGCAACTCCTTGCAGGTTGGTGAATTCCCCTTTGTTCCTCCCCTTTGTCCCTGAGGAGTAAACAGAtgaaattttttattgttttattgatttattactCAGAGAGCTCAAATCTGTATTATTCTGTCAGGACGAATGACTCACCGATCCTAAAGATGAGGTCATCCTCAATTGGGTTCTGAGTTTTACGTCGTGGGGTGCCCAGGGCACTGCTGGCCCTTTTGGagcccttcttcttctgcccaGGGGATTTCCCTCGTCTCTTTGCCCCATCAGAGGACCCTGTGGACGGGGTGGCGTTGGCTGCTGAGTTGGTtgctgtggtggtggagggCGACACCTGGAGAGCCAGAGACTGTGAGAGAAAATGTTGCCTCCAAGTATTAATAACAGGgcattttcagtttatttttgcataaCAATGCATGTTAACagcatgtgaacattttcagtaATGTCGAAGCTAGCTAGAAGGGAAACGGTTGTACTGTTTATTTTTGGAGCAAGAGGTGACACTGCACTTTTACATGCCAAAGGCGGCAGTGTGCGTCAACCGAAATGGTTGCAGGATTGCTGAACTGTGTCACAAACGTCCTACCCCCAAACTTTTCCAACACCCGAGTCTGCGAAGTTGTAATTGTTGTAGCatccattttaaaaactttctgAAACTGACACTCAGTAAACGCCCACTACATGTCACAAGAAAACTTATGTCACtgcaacaaaatgaatgaaggcAAGATCATCCAAAGGTATGTGTGCCACAACCCCTTCTTCTCAAACCTGGTTAAATGTATATCGCAGCTGAGGTTCACAATAATTTGGTGAGAACTCATCTTGGACAAGCTGAAAGTAGatgttcaccttttttttacaactacaaaatgacaaacacaatcCACCCACCTCTGCTTCTGCCTCCAACGCCCTGGTGACGGTCAGTTTGAAGGGACTTCCCTTGATGTGCTGGTCGTACAGACGGAGAGCCAATGAGAAGTTGCCTTCCTTCGGTACAATGTACAAAAACTCATAAGTGCCGTTCTTGTGGTCCACAATTTCGCCATCCACAATGCTGCCATCTGGGGTGAATACCTGGATACACATATGAGGAATGTTTTGTGAATTTGTCCAGAGAATTACATGACATTTTATCTGACGGGGGATGTAAAACAAACCTCAGCTGATATGATTGCATTGCCGCTCTTGCAGGCACCCCCTGATTTGTCTCTTGTCACTATGGTGACTGAAGCAggatttcccacaatgcactgctcCAGGCCAGTGCCCATGGCTTCACTCTGGCTTGCCACCGCactgagaaagaggaggaagatgtgtGAGAACCAGTCAAACTGTTACCAGCAAAAGTGCTCATTTGGCATTATTTTCACCTGGTCGTGACGATGGTCCCCAGGTTGTGGATGGACTTCCTCAGCCCGTCCGTCTCCAACACCAAATCCAGTTGGTCGTTCTCCTGTGGCTGACTTGGCAGGCCGAGACCGGCCAGCCCCGCCAACCTCTCCcccagctcctgctcctcctgcaggatCGCCACACTTGCCTCCCTGGGTAGAGCCTCCTCCATCTGCGTACAAATAGCGGTGATGTCCCCCTCTCCCCGAACAAGGCTGTCGACTTGGGCCTGGAGGACCTggccacacagagagacaataTTTAGTGAAGTATTCCAGTGGCGGGAGAGGTTGCACTGCCATGACAACCAAAATCATGTTTTGACTTCACCAAAATTGTGCTGGGCATGTGTGCACCTTCTGTTTGAGGCCATACGTGACCTCCAGCTCCATGAGCAGAACACTCTTCCGGACATCCAGCTGCTTGTGCAGATCCTCGAAGCTCGACTGAATGTCCTCTTCGATGGAagccctctgattggtcagctgctGGAGTATCTCCTTAATGAAGGACAGGGCATCTAAAATCTGAGGGAGCCTGAAGGCATACATTTAGAGGGAAACGGGAATTTCAAAGTCAAGTCAAAAGCAACGTTCAAATTTCTTTTGACAGTTGTCAATCCTTTCTCTACGACATAGACACACCAACTCAGTGTGATTATAAAGTATTTCAATGTATTGGAATTAAATGATTCTGTCCGACCTATGATTTATCATTAATGGGTGGACAATGGGCCTGATCATTGCATGGAAGTACACTGACTCCCAAAACAAATCTatctttttcattgtttctgcCATTGTTTTGTGGTTGATCCATTGTCCATGGTAAAGTTTCACGTTACCATGTACATTAGCACTGtgatctgtgtttgtctctgtcaccTGTTCTGGATGATCCCCAGCCtctcctgcaggctgctgcGATGCAGCTCCAGGGCCTGGCTGAGTGCCACCTTGGGGTGCTTATCATGGTCCGACACACAGTCGTCACACAGCGCACACTCGCAGGCTGAACAGTAGAGGTCAGCCACCTGGAgattggagaaaaaacacaacaattacCATTAAATTCACCGCACTGAGAGCTGAAATGTGGGGCTGATACACAGAAATTTGGGGTTCAGGTTTCACATTTTCAGGTGagaacattttggggaaatacacTCACTCCATTTCTTCTGACTCATGCTAAATAGGAGCTTATGtaacattaatataaatataagttGGTGGGAAGAAGCAAAGGGCTACGAtggaaaaaataagatttttaaaGTTTGGATGGTGGGAAGCAGTCTCCTCCCAGAACCCAAAGTTGTAGACAAACTTTTTATGGAATACAATTTCCATTATTTTCTAACCCAGATTAGAAAATTGGctctttttattaaattcaagaaaaccataacaaaaagaaataagaaatctGAACAACATCTtcgtttgtgttgtgttcttaCATTTCCTGCGTGTTGTGGGCAGGCGTTTTTTCCAGGTGGAGCCTCCAGGACGGTGCACTCCTCACTGCTGCTATCTGGGGAGTGTTGATGGGCCTCCATCTGCGGGGGGGCAGCCTGGTGGGGATGAACCTCCGATCACACCCCGTATTCCAAGCTTTGGCCAGGCGGAGAGGGGCCGGACGTTCGAATAAAAGTATGTCTATCGTCTCTTTATGTTATGCTGCTGTTATGTCTCACAATTTATTCCATGGTGTAGCTCAAGACGGACATTCAAGTAAACGTCAGCCGTTGGTTAGCGCCCCTCCCTGGAGCCTGCAGTCAAATCTGAGGGATTAAAACTATCCACAGCTTCTCCAACAGCTTCAAAACAAGTCTGCAGGAAATTCACATgtacatgttgttgtgtttctgtgttttcagtgacCAATCATCCACTTTTCTTGATGTTTTACTCTGTCGATCTATCCACTGCAGACATGCCGACTGCAACGTGACTTCATTACATTCTTATTGGTTTgaagcggggggaaaaaagggcttCCAGTCATCTGGAAATCCACAAATTGTCCATTTAAAATCCTCAGCTTCCATCAGTTGCcttgttatatatttaaatctctcaaaaacaaagaataattgTAGCATGTGAGTGGCGGTCCAATCCAATCCTTGCGGATTTGAGGAGAAGCAACGGACCTTGGTGTTCCTTTAATTCACAGAGGGTTCAAACTGATGATGGACCTGGGGAGAAGATAGTTACGAggattcaatgagaaaacagattAACAtggatagagagaaaaaaaatcatcc
This region of Scophthalmus maximus strain ysfricsl-2021 chromosome 12, ASM2237912v1, whole genome shotgun sequence genomic DNA includes:
- the LOC118284042 gene encoding tripartite motif-containing protein 2-like — its product is MEAHQHSPDSSSEECTVLEAPPGKNACPQHAGNVADLYCSACECALCDDCVSDHDKHPKVALSQALELHRSSLQERLGIIQNRLPQILDALSFIKEILQQLTNQRASIEEDIQSSFEDLHKQLDVRKSVLLMELEVTYGLKQKVLQAQVDSLVRGEGDITAICTQMEEALPREASVAILQEEQELGERLAGLAGLGLPSQPQENDQLDLVLETDGLRKSIHNLGTIVTTSAVASQSEAMGTGLEQCIVGNPASVTIVTRDKSGGACKSGNAIISAEVFTPDGSIVDGEIVDHKNGTYEFLYIVPKEGNFSLALRLYDQHIKGSPFKLTVTRALEAEAESLALQVSPSTTTATNSAANATPSTGSSDGAKRRGKSPGQKKKGSKRASSALGTPRRKTQNPIEDDLIFRIGTKGRNKGEFTNLQGVAASSNGRILIADSNNQCVQIFSNEGEFKSRFGVRGRSPGQLQRPTGVAVHPTGDIIIADYDNKWVSIFSGEGKFKAKLGSGRLMGPKGVSVDHNGHVIVVDNKACTVFIFQLTGKLISKFGSRGNGDKQFAGPHFAAVNKNNEIIVTDFHNHSVKVFTPDGDLVLKFGSNGEGNGQFNAPTGVAVDVNGNIIVADWGNSRIQVFDGSGSFLSYINTSADPLYGPQGLALTSDGHVVVADSGNHCFKVYRYLQ